The Candidatus Accumulibacter similis genome has a segment encoding these proteins:
- the fusA gene encoding elongation factor G, whose protein sequence is MARKTPIERYRNIGISAHIDAGKTTATERILFYTGINHKIGEVHDGAATMDWMAQEQERGITITSAATTCFWKGMQLDRPEHRINIIDTPGHVDFTIEVERSMRVLDGACMVYCAVGGVQPQSETVWRQATKYKVPRLAFVNKMDRQGADFFKVVEQMRTRLKANPIPIVIPIGKEDYFEGVVDLTKMKAIYWDEASLGMKFDYRDIPAELQAEAEEWRSKMVEAAAESSEELMDRYLEEGDLSEAEIIHGLRQRTIACEIQPALCGTAFKNKGVQRMLDAVIDLLPSPVDIPPVSGESENGGLETREASDAAKFSALAFKLMTDPYVGQLTFIRVYSGVLKSGDTVYNPIKGRRERIGRVLQMHANNREELKEVLAGDIAACVGLKEVTTGETLCDPAAVITLERMVFPEPVIHVAVEPKTKPDQEKMSVALGRLAQEDPSFRVRTDEESGQTIISGMGELHLEIIVDRLKREFGVDANVGAPQVAYRECIKKAVEQEGKFVKQSGGRGQYGHVWLKMEPNEPGKGYEFVDAIKGGTVPREYIPAVDKGLQDAITSGVLAGFPVVDVKFTLFEGSYHDVDSNENAFRMAAAIAFKDGMRRASPTLLEPMMAVEVETPEDYMGNVMGDLSSRRGMIQGMEDLPGNMKAIKAEVPLAEMFGYSTTLRSLSQGRATYSMEFKHYAEAPKNVAEAVINKK, encoded by the coding sequence GTGGCACGCAAAACCCCAATTGAGCGGTACCGGAACATCGGTATCAGCGCCCACATTGATGCCGGCAAGACGACGGCGACCGAGCGTATCCTCTTCTACACCGGGATCAATCACAAGATCGGTGAAGTGCACGATGGCGCTGCGACCATGGACTGGATGGCGCAGGAGCAGGAGCGCGGCATCACCATCACCTCGGCGGCGACGACGTGCTTCTGGAAAGGCATGCAGCTCGATCGGCCGGAGCACCGCATCAACATCATCGATACGCCGGGGCACGTGGACTTCACCATCGAGGTGGAGCGTTCGATGCGTGTTCTCGACGGCGCGTGCATGGTTTACTGTGCCGTCGGCGGGGTGCAGCCACAGTCGGAGACCGTCTGGCGGCAGGCGACCAAGTACAAGGTGCCGCGGTTGGCCTTCGTGAACAAGATGGATCGCCAGGGTGCCGATTTCTTCAAGGTAGTTGAGCAGATGCGCACCCGCTTGAAGGCGAACCCGATACCGATCGTCATTCCGATCGGCAAGGAGGACTACTTCGAGGGCGTCGTCGATCTGACGAAGATGAAGGCGATCTACTGGGACGAGGCGTCGCTGGGAATGAAGTTCGACTACCGCGACATTCCAGCCGAACTGCAGGCAGAGGCTGAGGAGTGGCGCAGCAAGATGGTCGAGGCCGCGGCCGAGTCGTCCGAAGAGTTGATGGATAGGTACCTCGAAGAGGGTGATCTGAGCGAGGCCGAGATCATCCACGGCCTGCGGCAGCGCACCATCGCCTGCGAGATCCAGCCGGCACTTTGTGGCACGGCCTTCAAGAACAAGGGCGTGCAGCGCATGCTCGATGCGGTCATCGACCTCTTGCCGTCGCCTGTCGACATCCCGCCGGTGAGCGGTGAAAGCGAGAACGGTGGGCTGGAAACGCGCGAGGCTTCCGATGCGGCCAAGTTTTCTGCCTTGGCCTTCAAGCTGATGACCGACCCCTACGTTGGGCAGCTGACCTTCATTCGCGTCTACTCGGGCGTGCTCAAGTCCGGCGATACCGTGTACAACCCGATCAAGGGGCGGCGCGAGCGGATCGGCCGCGTGCTGCAGATGCACGCCAACAATCGCGAGGAACTGAAGGAGGTCCTGGCGGGCGACATCGCCGCCTGCGTCGGCCTCAAGGAGGTGACGACAGGGGAAACGCTGTGCGACCCAGCGGCGGTCATCACGCTCGAGCGCATGGTGTTCCCGGAGCCGGTGATCCACGTCGCGGTCGAGCCAAAGACCAAGCCAGACCAGGAGAAGATGAGCGTCGCCCTGGGTCGGCTGGCACAGGAGGACCCGTCGTTCCGTGTGCGCACCGATGAGGAATCGGGGCAGACGATCATCTCCGGCATGGGCGAATTGCACTTGGAGATCATCGTCGATCGGCTCAAGCGGGAGTTCGGCGTCGATGCCAATGTCGGTGCGCCGCAGGTCGCCTATCGCGAGTGCATCAAGAAGGCCGTCGAGCAGGAAGGCAAGTTCGTCAAGCAATCGGGCGGCCGCGGCCAGTATGGTCATGTCTGGCTGAAGATGGAGCCGAACGAGCCCGGAAAGGGATATGAGTTCGTCGATGCAATCAAGGGCGGCACCGTGCCGCGCGAGTACATCCCGGCCGTCGACAAGGGTCTGCAGGATGCGATCACGAGCGGTGTCCTGGCCGGGTTCCCGGTGGTGGACGTCAAGTTCACCCTCTTCGAGGGTTCGTACCATGATGTCGACTCGAACGAGAACGCCTTCCGCATGGCTGCCGCAATTGCCTTCAAGGACGGCATGCGCAGGGCGTCGCCAACGCTCCTTGAGCCGATGATGGCGGTCGAGGTCGAGACGCCGGAGGATTACATGGGCAACGTGATGGGCGACCTGTCGAGTCGCCGCGGGATGATCCAGGGAATGGAAGATCTGCCGGGCAACATGAAGGCGATCAAGGCGGAGGTGCCCTTGGCCGAGATGTTCGGTTATTCGACCACTCTTCGTTCGTTGAGCCAGGGGCGCGCAACCTACTCGATGGAGTTCAAGCATTATGCCGAGGCGCCCAAGAACGTCGCCGAAGCAGTGATCAACAAGAAATGA
- the tuf gene encoding elongation factor Tu — MAKGKFERTKPHVNVGTIGHVDHGKTTLTAAITTILAKKFGGVAKAYDQIDAAPEEKARGITINTAHVEYETAKRHYAHVDCPGHADYIKNMITGAAQMDGAILVVSAADGPMPQTREHILLARQVGVPYIVVYLNKCDMVDDAELLELVDMEVRELLSKYEFPGDDIPIIQGSALKALEGDTGAQGEGSVMALADALDAYIPTPQRAVDKPFLLPIEDVFSISGRGTVVTGRVERGVVKVGEEVEIVGIRPTVKTTCTGVEMFRKLLDQGQAGDNVGVLLRGTKRDDVERGQVLAKPGSIKPHTHFTGEVYCLSKEEGGRHTPFFNNYRPQFYFRTTDVTGAIAMPEGVEMVMPGDNVQMTVKLISPIAMEEGLRFAIREGGRTVGAGVVAKIIE; from the coding sequence ATGGCCAAGGGAAAATTTGAACGCACGAAGCCGCACGTGAATGTAGGCACGATTGGACACGTGGATCACGGGAAGACGACGCTGACGGCGGCGATCACGACCATTCTGGCGAAGAAGTTCGGTGGTGTGGCGAAGGCGTACGACCAGATTGACGCGGCGCCGGAGGAGAAGGCGCGTGGGATCACGATCAACACGGCGCACGTGGAGTACGAGACGGCGAAGCGTCACTATGCGCACGTGGATTGCCCGGGTCACGCGGACTACATCAAGAACATGATCACGGGTGCGGCGCAGATGGACGGGGCGATTCTGGTGGTGTCGGCGGCGGATGGTCCGATGCCGCAGACGCGGGAGCACATTCTGCTGGCGCGTCAGGTTGGTGTGCCGTACATCGTGGTGTACCTGAACAAGTGCGACATGGTTGACGATGCGGAGCTTCTGGAGCTGGTGGACATGGAGGTTCGCGAGCTGCTGTCGAAGTACGAGTTTCCTGGGGACGACATTCCGATCATCCAGGGTTCGGCGTTGAAGGCGCTGGAAGGTGATACGGGAGCGCAGGGAGAGGGTTCGGTGATGGCGCTGGCGGATGCGCTGGACGCGTACATTCCGACGCCGCAGCGTGCGGTGGACAAGCCGTTCCTGCTGCCGATCGAGGACGTGTTCTCGATTTCCGGGCGCGGGACGGTGGTGACGGGTCGTGTTGAGCGCGGTGTGGTGAAGGTGGGCGAAGAGGTGGAGATCGTTGGCATTCGTCCGACGGTGAAGACGACGTGCACCGGAGTGGAGATGTTCCGCAAGCTGCTGGATCAGGGTCAGGCGGGTGACAACGTTGGTGTTCTGCTGCGCGGCACGAAGCGTGATGATGTCGAGCGTGGCCAGGTGCTGGCGAAGCCGGGTTCGATCAAGCCGCACACGCACTTCACGGGCGAAGTTTACTGCCTGTCGAAGGAAGAGGGTGGTCGTCACACGCCGTTCTTCAACAACTATCGTCCGCAGTTTTACTTCCGGACGACGGACGTGACGGGCGCGATCGCGATGCCGGAGGGTGTCGAGATGGTGATGCCGGGTGACAACGTGCAGATGACGGTGAAGCTGATCTCGCCGATCGCCATGGAAGAAGGCCTGCGCTTCGCGATTCGCGAGGGCGG